From the Streptomyces sp. NBC_01216 genome, the window CGCGTCAGGTCGAGGACGCCCTGTACACGCACCCCGGCGTCGCCGAGGCGGCCGTCGTGGGTCTGCCGGACCCGCACTGGATCGAGGCGGTCACCGCCGTCGTCGTCCCCCGTGACGGGGTGACCGAGGACGAACTCCTCGCTCACGCCCGGGAGAAGCTCGCCCACTTCAAAGCCCCGAAGCGGGTCCTCTTCGTGGACGCGTTGCCCCGCAACGCAAGCGGCAAGATCCTCAAGCGTGAGCTGCGGGACCGCTTCGCGCACCACTGACACGGGCACCGAGGCTCCCGCCGCCGCACGAGCCCGTCCTCCCGTATCGGCGTACGCCACCCCCCGCGCGGGGACCGCACCCCCGGTCGCGGCCCCCGCCGGCAGGTCAGCCGCCGATCTCCTCGGTCACACAGAGGACGTTCCCCTCGGAGTCCTTGAACCAGGCGCCCCGCATCGTGTCCGACGCGACGACGCCGTCGACCGTCTTGAGGCCGGGCAGATCGTAGTCCTCGAACGTCACTCCCTTGGAACGCAGTTCCTTCATCTCCGCGTCGAGGTCGGCGACCTTCCAGCTCGCCAGCGTGTGACCGGCCTGGCCGCCGTAGGGCGTCTGGTAGAGACCGATCGTCGTACCGCCGGTCTCGAACCTGGTGTCCTCCTGCGACTCCCTCGTCAGCGGAAGGCCGAGAGTCTCGGCGTAGAAGCGCTTCGCCCGCGCCAGATCGTTGACCGGAATGATCACGGCTATGGGTGACTCCGCCAGCATCGCAACCACCTCCTTCCTCCAGGCTACGCACCCTGGAGCCCGGCCACAGGGCGAGCGGGGGCGCAACCCTGACACCGGGGGACACCGCTACCGGACGTGCCCGGACGGCTCCCCCGGGTGAGAGAGGGGAGCCGTCGCCCGTCGGGAAGCGCCGATGCCGTCCTCGCGGGTCCAGGGTCCTCCCCTGCTCCGGACCAATTCCGCGTGCGGCCCGGACGTCCCGGGCCGACGCTGTTGGCATGTCGCATCAGGAACCGCGGTCCGGGTGGGGCCGGTCGCCCTCCCCCAAAGGCGAGGGGGTGTCCCCGCCCCGTGGGCGCGATACGGGCAAGATCATCGGATTCTCCTGCCTGGGAGTGCTCGCCGTCGGGAGCAGCGGCCCGATCACCGACCACAGCTCGTCGTCGACTTCCCACGGCTTCGGCCGCGCCGTCCCACACCCCGGCTCCTCGGCCCCGGAGCGATCCGACCACATCGAAGATCATTCCGTGTGGAGTCCCCCGTGGTGCCCGAAACCGTCGACAGACGTTGCCCACCCTCGGCTGCAGAACCAGGGAGCCCTCGCCCGTCGGGAAGGCTCAGCCGTCGTCCCGGAGGTCGACAAGGCGCCTGATCTTGCCCACCGACCGTTCCAGTGTCTCCGGGTCGACCACCTCGACGGAGACGGAGACGCCGATGCCGTCCTTGCAGGCCACCGCGATCGCCCGAGCCGCCTCGGCGCGCTGATCCGCCGTGGCCTCGGGCCGGGCCTCCGCCCGCACCGTCAGCGTGTCGAGGCGGCTTGCGCGGGTCAGCCGCAACTGGAAGTGCGGAGCCACCCCCGGAGTCCGCAGCACGATCTCCTCGATCTGGGTGGGGAAGAGGTTCACCCCACGCAGGATGATCATGTCGTCGCTGCGGCCGGTCACCTTCTCCATCCGCCGGAAGACCCGCGTGGTACCCGGCAGCAGCCGGGTCAGGTCCCGCGTGCGGTAGCGGATCACCGGCATGGCCTCCTTGGTGAGGGAGGTGAACACCAGCTCACCCTCCTCGCCTTCGGGCAGGACCTCACCGGTGATCGGGTCCACCACCTCCGGAAGGAAATGGTCCTCCGAAAAGTGTGCGCAGGGCCGTACATGAAGCGCTAACGTGCTGCCATGCCTGTAGACCCCCAGTACCTGCACCTCGTCTACCAGGGGCCCTTCCCCGCCTTCCTCTACGGCCGCAACTCGGTCGACCCCCGCAAGAAGGGCCGCTCCGTCAAGGACCAGATCGACACCGGCCGGCGGCTCTGCGACGAGCACGACTGGCCGATCGTCGACGAGTTCAAGGACACCGGCCTCTCCGCCAGCCGCCACGCGCGCAAGAAGCGCAAGGACTTCGAGGAAATGCTGGAACGCATCAAGGAGAGAGAGGCCCGGATCGTCGTGGCCTTCGAGGCATCCCGGTACTACCGCGACCTCGAGGTCTACGTCCAGCTGCGCAACGCCTGCCAGGAGGCCGGCGTCCTGCTCTGCTACAACGGCACCGTCTTCGACCTGTCCAAGCGGGCCGACCGCAAGGCCACCGCAATGGACGCTGTCGCCTCAGAGGACGAGCTCGAGGGCATTCGGGACCGCAACCTGCGCACGACCCAGATCTGGGCCGACAAGGGCGCCCCTCACGGCCCGGCGCCGTTCGGCTACCGCCGGAACTACGACCCCGACACCGGTGACCTCGTGGAACAGGTCCCGCACTCGGAGGAAGCCGAGCTCGTGGTCGGCCTCTTCGAGGCGCGCAAGGCCGGCAAGTCGAAGCGGGCGATGGCCGCGGGGCTCAACGCTATGGGACGGCTCAGCCGCGGCGGCAAGCCGTGGTCGTCCCGGGCGATCACCATGGTGCTCCGGAACAAGGCGTACATCGGGATCCGGTCTCATCGCGGCACGGAGCACAAGGCGACCTGGCAGGGGATCGTTACGAAGGAGCTGTTCTACGCGGTGCAGGCACTCGAGGACGCGGAGCGGCGTAGGGGTGTCTCCACGGCCGTCAAGTACAAGTACTCCGGGCTGCCGGTCTGCGGGCACCACGAGGGCTGCGCCGATCGAAGCCTGTATTCGGTGAAGCGCACGTCCACGAACCGCGGCCGCATGGTCTACCGGTGCAACTCCCTCGACACGTCGGTCGACGCCGGACGGTTCGAGGCTTACGTGGACGAGGCCATCTTCACCTGGCTCGGCTCGCCCGAGGCGGTCGCCGCCTTCCAGAAGGAGGACAACAGCAGCCAGGACGTGGCCCGGGCCCGGGCTCGCCTGTCGGCCTATCAGGAGCAGCTGCGGGAGGCCCGCGAGCTGTCGCGGACGTTCGCGCCCGACAACAAGCCGCTCCTGTCGTCGCTTTCGCTGTCGGAGCTGGAGCGGGGGCTGGCGCCCCAGATCGAAGAAGCCAGACAGACGATCAAGGACGCGCAGGCGCAGGTGCCGGCGGTGCTCCAGAAGCTCCTCGGCAACCCGCAGGCCGAGGAGGCGTTCAACGCCCTGGACATCGAGCAGCAGCGGTTCGTCCTCGTCCAGATCGTGACGATCCGCCTGTTCAAGGCGCGCGCCCCCGGCGTCAAGCGGATCGAGCCGGGGCGCGTCGTCCTCTCGTTCTACGGCCAGCCGGGCTTCAAGGCCGAGCAGACGGACCGGCGGCGGCAGCTGTACGCGGACCAGTGAGCACGGGCCGCTGGGCAGCGGCCGGTAAGGCATCAGTGTCGACTGTCGAGGCGGCGTTCCGGACGGCGTTCCGGAGCGCCGCTTCGATCCGCTTTCGAGCGGCTGACGAAGCGCCGTACGGCCGGTCAGGCTTCTGCACCTGAAGCGTGGCCGCAGCGCGGGCGTCCGCGCGGGTGGATGAGCCAGCAGGCGTGGGGGAGACCTGAGGCTGCCGCGATGTGGCCGGACCCGGCGGTGAGACCTCCTGAGGGGAGTGAGCCGGGTCCCCGGCCGCCGCTGTAACCGCCGCTGCGGCGATTGCCAGTGCTGCGACGGCGCCCGCCGGTGCGGGATGGGCTTGGACCATCCGGGCCAGGGGCCGCAGATCGGATGTCCGTCTGTGGCCGGTGAGGCGTCGCTTCGTGCGTTCCGGGAGTTGCGGAGCGGGTCGTTGGTGGATGCCGGCCGGCGTGTAGCCGATGGCTTGCAGGATCTGTTCGCTGTCGTGTTCTACGCGGAGCTGAGTGAGCTGCCAGCTGAGTCTTCTGAGCTGCCGGAAGAGCAGTGTCACACCCAGTGCGACCGCCAAGACCACGCCCGCGAGGAGTATTTCGAGCAACTCAACCCCCACGAGATGACCGGTTGGTGTCTCATGCACTGTGCATGGACGTTGAATATGCACCGATCTCACTGTGACGGGAGCCACACATGCAGTAGCTGTTACCTAACCGTGACATGTTGTTCGAGTTGGCGTTGTTGACACTGCGTCACCCGATGTCATGTCAAGAGCCCGGATCACTCCTGACCGGATTCGTCCTGCTGCTCGATGTGCTCGGCCAGGGTGCGCAGGAGGAGGGCCTTCTCCCGCTTGGAGCGCGGCCGGTTGTCGAGAGCCTTGAGGATGATCTGCTGCTGCCACTCCTCCAGCTCGGCGAGGGCGGCCTGTGTGGCGGTCGGCGCCGGGGCCGGGCTGCCGGCGGATTCGATCTCCCGGAGGATCTCCGCGGCGTCGGCACGGCCGGCCGCCTCGAGTCGGTCGGCCTTCACTCCGAGCGTGCTCGCCATCTGGGCGAGGGTCGGCGCCGGGGCGATGACGGGATTCTCGGAGTCTCTGCGGTAGCCGGCCTCGATCTGGCGCCAGCGTGATCCCGAGAACCGCCCGGCCATGCGCGCCGCCGCGGACTCGGGGCTGAGGTTCGCGGCCTCGCGTGCGAGGCGGAGGAGGGTGGCCTCGGGCGGAGGGGTCGGCTTCGCCGGCATGGCCTTCCTTCCTGTGGGTCTCGAAGTATTGAACTTTCTTGAACTGTAGCGAACGGGGCGGCCCTTCCGCCTAGGGGACCGCACGCAATCTCCACATGTGGACACATCCCTCCGCGGCCCAAGCGGCAATGTCAGAGAAAGTCAAACTTACCGAGTGGTACATACTTGAACAGTGCGCTGATGTCTCGTACTGTCTAAGACATGAAAGCCCGTATAGACCC encodes:
- a CDS encoding VOC family protein, translating into MLAESPIAVIIPVNDLARAKRFYAETLGLPLTRESQEDTRFETGGTTIGLYQTPYGGQAGHTLASWKVADLDAEMKELRSKGVTFEDYDLPGLKTVDGVVASDTMRGAWFKDSEGNVLCVTEEIGG
- a CDS encoding helix-turn-helix domain-containing protein, whose translation is MPAKPTPPPEATLLRLAREAANLSPESAAARMAGRFSGSRWRQIEAGYRRDSENPVIAPAPTLAQMASTLGVKADRLEAAGRADAAEILREIESAGSPAPAPTATQAALAELEEWQQQIILKALDNRPRSKREKALLLRTLAEHIEQQDESGQE
- a CDS encoding recombinase family protein; the encoded protein is MPVDPQYLHLVYQGPFPAFLYGRNSVDPRKKGRSVKDQIDTGRRLCDEHDWPIVDEFKDTGLSASRHARKKRKDFEEMLERIKEREARIVVAFEASRYYRDLEVYVQLRNACQEAGVLLCYNGTVFDLSKRADRKATAMDAVASEDELEGIRDRNLRTTQIWADKGAPHGPAPFGYRRNYDPDTGDLVEQVPHSEEAELVVGLFEARKAGKSKRAMAAGLNAMGRLSRGGKPWSSRAITMVLRNKAYIGIRSHRGTEHKATWQGIVTKELFYAVQALEDAERRRGVSTAVKYKYSGLPVCGHHEGCADRSLYSVKRTSTNRGRMVYRCNSLDTSVDAGRFEAYVDEAIFTWLGSPEAVAAFQKEDNSSQDVARARARLSAYQEQLREARELSRTFAPDNKPLLSSLSLSELERGLAPQIEEARQTIKDAQAQVPAVLQKLLGNPQAEEAFNALDIEQQRFVLVQIVTIRLFKARAPGVKRIEPGRVVLSFYGQPGFKAEQTDRRRQLYADQ